One window from the genome of Cyprinus carpio isolate SPL01 chromosome B1, ASM1834038v1, whole genome shotgun sequence encodes:
- the abcb6a gene encoding ATP-binding cassette, sub-family B (MDR/TAP), member 6a, translating to MVEMKSYCEAGVSVQQVWVEGGLTLCFYFTLVPSVLLTLSFLFGTFLCICYGRYGTAMEPKFIPRSRLYRLQVGLSVLLVLQALGWTVFRIARSGELPGYVVVCGCLSMLGWIWAVALLRLERRRVLVRDRTRGHSAVLLLYWAVAFAAENLAFVSWMSPQWWWTLETADQQMEFAFWLVRYFSSGLLFLLGLKAPGLPRRPYMLLVNEDERDVEHGAPLLGNSNENQSTWKDFGKKVRLLVPYMWPKGSVLLQLLVLLCLGMLGVERVINVFVPIYYKNIVNQLTDGSSWKTLATTVCVYGILKFLQGGGAGASGFVSNMRSFLWIRVQQYTNRVVQVRLFAHLHSLSLRWHLGRRTGEVLRSIDRGTSSINSLLSYIVFSIFPTIADIVIAIVYFISNFNAWFGLIVFVCLALYLTLTIIITEWRTKYRRDMNTQDNNAKSKAVDSLLNFETVKYYNAESYEVGNFENAILKYQVSEWKTNASLALLNQTQNLIIGLGLLTGSLLCAYFVTEGKFQVGDYVLFGTYIIQLYTPLNWFGTYYRMIQNSFIDMESMFKLFTEEEEVKDDVNAGSLDYRQGKVEFENVFFSYMQGKEILKDVSFTVLPGQTVALVGQSGSGKSTIIRLLFRFYDVQGGCVKIDDQDISKVKQSSLRAHIGVVPQDTVLFNDSIRENIRYGRVTASDQEVEEAAIAADIHDKIMTFPEGYDTQVGERGLKLSGGEKQRVAIARTILKAPQIILLDEATSALDTQTERNIQASLAKVCANRTSIVVAHRLSTVIGADVILVLRDGQIVERGRHDELLAKGGLYSDMWLKQQQAQDSDSASDTETKDRKSEKLQPQTSAAGHKGH from the exons ATGGTGGAGATGAAGAGTTACTGTGAAGCCGGGGTCTCCGTGCAGCAGGTCTGGGTGGAGGGCGGTCTGACTCTGTGCTTCTACTTCACCCTAGTGCCGTCCGTCCTGCTCACCCTCTCCTTCCTCTTTGGCACGTTTCTGTGCATATGCTACGGCCGTTACGGCACAGCCATGGAGCCCAAGTTCATCCCTCGCTCTCGACTCTACCGGCTCCAGGTGGGCCTGTCGGTGCTGCTCGTCCTGCAGGCTCTGGGCTGGACGGTGTTTCGAATCGCTCGCAGCGGAGAGCTGCCGGGATACGTGGTTGTGTGCGGCTGTCTCTCCATGCTGGGCTGGATTTGGGCCGTGGCCCTGCTGCGTCTGGAGAGGAGGAGGGTTCTGGTGCGGGACAGAACCAGAGGACACAGTGCGGTACTGTTGCTGTACTGGGCCGTAGCGTTTGCCGCCGAAAACCTGGCGTTTGTGTCGTGGATGAGCCCCCAGTGGTGGTGGACTCTGGAAACGGCCGATCAacag ATGGAGTTTGCCTTCTGGTTGGTGCGGTACTTCAGCTCAGGTTTGCTGTTCCTGTTAGGCCTCAAAGCTCCAGGCTTGCCACGCCGACCGTACATGCTTCTGGTCAATGAAGACGAGCGAGATGTGGAGCACGGAGCA CCTCTTTTGGGTAATTCTAATGAGAATCAGTCTACATGGAAAGATTTTGGGAAGAAGGTGCGTCTGTTGGTGCCGTACATGTGGCCTAAAGGCAGCGTCCTGCTGCAGCTGCTGGTTCTGCTTTGTCTCGGGATGCTGGGAGTGGAGCGCGTCATTAATGTGTTTGTGCCCATCTACTACAAGAACATAG TGAACCAGCTGACAGATGGGAGCTCCTGGAAGACTCTGGCGACTACAGTGTGTGTTTATGGGATTCTGAAGTTCCTGCAGGGAGGCGGAGCTG GAGCGTCTGGGTTTGTAAGTAACATGCGTTCGTTCCTGTGGATTCGAGTGCAGCAGTACACTAACCGCGTGGTCCAGGTGCGTCTCTTCGCTCACCTGCACTCTCTGTCTCTGCGCTGGCACCTGGGCCGCCGCACAGGGGAAGTCCTGAGAAGCATCGACAGAGGAACTTCATCCATCAACAGCCTGCTGAG CTACATCGTGTTCAGCATCTTCCCCACTATTGCTGACATTGTCATCGCCATTGTCTATTTCATATCCAATTTCAATGCCTGGTTTGGCCTCATAGTCTTCGTTTGCTTGGCCCTCTACCTCA CTCTCACTATTATTATCACTGAATGGAGAACCAAATACAGAAGAGATATGAACACACAAGATAACAACGCCAAATCAAAAGCTGTGGACTCTTTATTGAACTTTGAGACG GTGAAATATTACAATGCAGAGAGTTATGAAGTGGGTAACTTTGAGAATGCCATCTTGAAATATCAG GTATCGGAGTGGAAGACCAACGCATCTCTGGCGCTCTTAAATCAAACGCAGAACCTCATCATCGGCTTGGGTCTTTTGACCGGATCTCTGCTCTGTGCGTACTTCGTGACAGAGGGAAAGTTTCAG GTGGGAGATTATGTGCTGTTTGGGACGTACATCATCCAGCTCTACACTCCTCTCAACTGGTTTGGAACATACTACAG AATGATCCAGAATTCCTTTATTGATATGGAAAGCATGTTCAAGCTCTTCACTGAGGAAGAGGAG GTGAAGGATGATGTCAACGCAGGAAGCCTCGACTACAGACAGGGAAAAGTAGAGTTTGAGAATGTCTTCTTCAGCTACATGCAAGG CAAGGAGATTCTAAAAGACGTCTCTTTTACCGTTCTCCCTGGACAAACAGTTGCTCTT GTCGGACAGTCTGGATCAGGAAAGAGCACCATCATCCGTCTGCTTTTCCGTTTTTATGATGTTCAGGGCGGGTGTGTAAAAATAGATGACCAAGACATCTCGAAG GTGAAGCAGTCCTCTCTGCGCGCTCACATTGGTGTCGTACCTCAGGATACCGTCCTGTTTAATGACAGCATTCGAGAGAACATCCGCTACGGTCGAGTTACTGCTTCTGACCAGGAGGTGGAGGAGGCTGCCATCGCTGCTGACATCCATGACAAAATCATGACCTTCCCGGAGG gCTATGACACTCAGGTGGGCGAGAGGGGACTAAAGTTGAGCGGAGGAGAGAAGCAGAGAGTCGCCATCGCTCGCACCATCCTCAAAGCGCCACAGATCATCCTCCTCGACGAG GCCACATCAGCTCTAGACACACAGACCGAGCGAAATATTCAGGCCTCACTAGCTAAAGTCTGCGCCAACAGAACCAGCATTGTGGTGGCACACAG ATTGTCGACTGTGATTGGAGCCGATGTGATTCTTGTACTTCGTGATGGACAGATTGTGGAGAGAGGAAG GCATGACGAGCTGTTGGCGAAGGGAGGCCTGTACTCTGACATGTGGCTGAAACAGCAGCAGGCGCAGGATTCAGACTCGGCCTCTGACACTGAGACCAAAGACAGGAAGTCTGAGAAACTTCAGCCACAAACATCTGCTGCAGGACATAAGGGACATTAG
- the LOC109097837 gene encoding zona pellucida sperm-binding protein 3-like isoform X3 codes for MFQNFIESRRPAPAMVGAPSQEFVQIPMQVHSQRTDYLSMPLQTSRPLRSQGHFGLIQPKQTVDAFSQTQQEFHKPIRGPDLYPDVKDEVVMEPEFEPKVPVSANTVEVQCGEVSVKVQVKQDFLGNNQFINPSDLTLGGCPSVGFDDHARIVAFESELQGCGSTLTMTEDSLVYSFVLVYTPSPVPNTPIVKTNEAMVALHCIYPRKHNVSSNALHPTWIPYVAEKAGEEQLHFSLKLMTDDWRYERPSSAYFLGDFINLEASVVRANHVPLRVFVESCAATLGPSGEAATMYTFIENSGCMMDAKLTNSRSRFMSRIQDDKLQFQIEAFQFKQDFLGMIYITCHLKATTTSSPTDMMNKACSFVKETNSWTAVNGDDQVCGCCETSCTMRKGRSLDTDVSALEDEAIIGPIFVHERLSKEDERLLQIHKSSQVLSKDAGDHADISQKNPDLTDPELLNEFSMELVLMTGLVVAVGLLCVIILGTLLYQRRQKGLVLTCDDL; via the exons ATGTTTCAAAACTTCATTGAATCCAGGAGACCTGCCCCAGCAATGGTGGGAGCTCCATCACAAGAGTTTGTCCAGATACCAATGCAAGTACACTCCCAGAGAACCGACTACCTATCCATGCCTCTTCAAACAAGCAGGCCTTTGAGAAGCCAAGGACATTTTGGACTAATACAACCTAAACAAACAGTGGACGCTTTCTCACAAACCCAACAGGAATTCCACAAACCCATTCGTGGTCCTGACCTCTATCCCGATGTGAAGGATGAGGTGGTTATGGAGCCAGAGTTTGAACCCAAGGTGCCAGTGTCGGCAAACACTGTCGAGGTTCAGTGTGGAGAGGTCTCCGTCAAGGTGCAGGTGAAGCAAGATTTCCTGGGGAACAATCAGTTCATTAACCCCTCTGATCTGACGCTGGGTGGTTGTCCATCTGTTGGATTTGATGACCATGCCAGGATTGTTGCCTTTGAGTCGGAGCTACAAGGATGCGGGAGCACATTAACG ATGACTGAAGATTCACTCGTTTATTCCTTTGTTTTGGTGTACACACCTTCACCTGTTCCTAACACACCTATTGTGAAAACTAATGAAGCTATGGTTGCACTTCATTGCATCTACCCAAG GAAACACAATGTGAGTAGTAATGCGTTGCATCCCACCTGGATTCCCTACGTTGCAGAGAAAGCTGGTGAAGAACAGCTACACTTCTCCCTCAAACTCATGACTG ATGATTGGAGGTATGAGCGACCATCCAGTGCTTACTTTCTGGGAGATTTCATAAACCTGGAAGCCTCAGTGGTGCGTGCTAATCACGTTCCTCTGCGGGTGTTCGTGGAAAGCTGCGCAGCTACTTTGGGCCCCAGCGGGGAAGCTGCCACCATGTACACGTTCATCGAGAACAGTGG ATGCATGATGGATGCCAAGCTGACAAATTCCAGGTCCAGGTTCATGTCCAGGATACAGGATGACAAGTTACAATTTCAGATTGAGGCGTTCCAATTTAAGCAAGATTTCCTTGGAATG aTCTACATCACTTGTCATTTGAAGGCTACTACCACTTCCAGTCCCACTGATATGATGAACAAGGCCTGCTCATTTGTTAAAGAAACAAACAG CTGGACTGCTGTAAACGGAGATGATCAGGTGTGTGGTTGTTGTGAGACAAGCTGCACCATGAGGAAGGGTAGAAGTCTGGATACTGATG tttccgCTTTGGAAGATGAGGCTATTATTGGGCCAATTTTTGTCCATGAAAGGCTTTCAAAGGAGGATGAGCGTCTACTGCAAATTCACAAGTCTTCTCAGGTGTTGTCAAAAGATGCTGGTGACCATGCTGACATCTCTCAAAAAAATCCGGATCTTACAGACCccgaacttttgaatg agtTCTCCATGGAGTTGGTGCTCATGACTGGTCTGGTGGTTGCAGTTGGGCTTTTGTGTGTCATTATCCTTGGAACGTTGCTTTACCAAAGGCGGCAGAAAGGACTTGTGTTGACTTGTGATGACTTGTGA
- the LOC109097837 gene encoding zona pellucida sperm-binding protein 3-like isoform X2, giving the protein MGRRLVVVDIIFIVSCRLLCRAEPLNQGEPSLYQGFSQTAVFKHPVPVQGPAQFDQNAVASNMFQNFIESRRPAPAMVGAPSQEFVQIPMQVHSQRTDYLSMPLQTSRPLRSQGHFGLIQPKQTVDAFSQTQQEFHKPIRGPDLYPDVKDEVVMEPEFEPKVPVSANTVEVQCGEVSVKVQVKQDFLGNNQFINPSDLTLGGCPSVGFDDHARIVAFESELQGCGSTLTMTEDSLVYSFVLVYTPSPVPNTPIVKTNEAMVALHCIYPRKHNVSSNALHPTWIPYVAEKAGEEQLHFSLKLMTDDWRYERPSSAYFLGDFINLEASVVRANHVPLRVFVESCAATLGPSGEAATMYTFIENSGCMMDAKLTNSRSRFMSRIQDDKLQFQIEAFQFKQDFLGMIYITCHLKATTTSSPTDMMNKACSFVKETNSWTAVNGDDQVCGCCETSCTMRKGRSLDTDDEAIIGPIFVHERLSKEDERLLQIHKSSQVLSKDAGDHADISQKNPDLTDPELLNEFSMELVLMTGLVVAVGLLCVIILGTLLYQRRQKGLVLTCDDL; this is encoded by the exons ATGGGAAGACGTTTAGTGGttgttgatattatttttatagtttcttgTAGATTATTGTGTCGTGCTGAACCATTGAATCAAGGAGAACCATCTCTATATCAGGGCTTTAGTCAAACTGCTGTCTTCAAACATCCAGTGCCAGTGCAAGGGCCTGCACAGTTTGATCAAAATGCGGTAGCATCCAACATGTTTCAAAACTTCATTGAATCCAGGAGACCTGCCCCAGCAATGGTGGGAGCTCCATCACAAGAGTTTGTCCAGATACCAATGCAAGTACACTCCCAGAGAACCGACTACCTATCCATGCCTCTTCAAACAAGCAGGCCTTTGAGAAGCCAAGGACATTTTGGACTAATACAACCTAAACAAACAGTGGACGCTTTCTCACAAACCCAACAGGAATTCCACAAACCCATTCGTGGTCCTGACCTCTATCCCGATGTGAAGGATGAGGTGGTTATGGAGCCAGAGTTTGAACCCAAGGTGCCAGTGTCGGCAAACACTGTCGAGGTTCAGTGTGGAGAGGTCTCCGTCAAGGTGCAGGTGAAGCAAGATTTCCTGGGGAACAATCAGTTCATTAACCCCTCTGATCTGACGCTGGGTGGTTGTCCATCTGTTGGATTTGATGACCATGCCAGGATTGTTGCCTTTGAGTCGGAGCTACAAGGATGCGGGAGCACATTAACG ATGACTGAAGATTCACTCGTTTATTCCTTTGTTTTGGTGTACACACCTTCACCTGTTCCTAACACACCTATTGTGAAAACTAATGAAGCTATGGTTGCACTTCATTGCATCTACCCAAG GAAACACAATGTGAGTAGTAATGCGTTGCATCCCACCTGGATTCCCTACGTTGCAGAGAAAGCTGGTGAAGAACAGCTACACTTCTCCCTCAAACTCATGACTG ATGATTGGAGGTATGAGCGACCATCCAGTGCTTACTTTCTGGGAGATTTCATAAACCTGGAAGCCTCAGTGGTGCGTGCTAATCACGTTCCTCTGCGGGTGTTCGTGGAAAGCTGCGCAGCTACTTTGGGCCCCAGCGGGGAAGCTGCCACCATGTACACGTTCATCGAGAACAGTGG ATGCATGATGGATGCCAAGCTGACAAATTCCAGGTCCAGGTTCATGTCCAGGATACAGGATGACAAGTTACAATTTCAGATTGAGGCGTTCCAATTTAAGCAAGATTTCCTTGGAATG aTCTACATCACTTGTCATTTGAAGGCTACTACCACTTCCAGTCCCACTGATATGATGAACAAGGCCTGCTCATTTGTTAAAGAAACAAACAG CTGGACTGCTGTAAACGGAGATGATCAGGTGTGTGGTTGTTGTGAGACAAGCTGCACCATGAGGAAGGGTAGAAGTCTGGATACTGATG ATGAGGCTATTATTGGGCCAATTTTTGTCCATGAAAGGCTTTCAAAGGAGGATGAGCGTCTACTGCAAATTCACAAGTCTTCTCAGGTGTTGTCAAAAGATGCTGGTGACCATGCTGACATCTCTCAAAAAAATCCGGATCTTACAGACCccgaacttttgaatg agtTCTCCATGGAGTTGGTGCTCATGACTGGTCTGGTGGTTGCAGTTGGGCTTTTGTGTGTCATTATCCTTGGAACGTTGCTTTACCAAAGGCGGCAGAAAGGACTTGTGTTGACTTGTGATGACTTGTGA
- the LOC109097837 gene encoding zona pellucida sperm-binding protein 3-like isoform X1, with amino-acid sequence MGRRLVVVDIIFIVSCRLLCRAEPLNQGEPSLYQGFSQTAVFKHPVPVQGPAQFDQNAVASNMFQNFIESRRPAPAMVGAPSQEFVQIPMQVHSQRTDYLSMPLQTSRPLRSQGHFGLIQPKQTVDAFSQTQQEFHKPIRGPDLYPDVKDEVVMEPEFEPKVPVSANTVEVQCGEVSVKVQVKQDFLGNNQFINPSDLTLGGCPSVGFDDHARIVAFESELQGCGSTLTMTEDSLVYSFVLVYTPSPVPNTPIVKTNEAMVALHCIYPRKHNVSSNALHPTWIPYVAEKAGEEQLHFSLKLMTDDWRYERPSSAYFLGDFINLEASVVRANHVPLRVFVESCAATLGPSGEAATMYTFIENSGCMMDAKLTNSRSRFMSRIQDDKLQFQIEAFQFKQDFLGMIYITCHLKATTTSSPTDMMNKACSFVKETNSWTAVNGDDQVCGCCETSCTMRKGRSLDTDVSALEDEAIIGPIFVHERLSKEDERLLQIHKSSQVLSKDAGDHADISQKNPDLTDPELLNEFSMELVLMTGLVVAVGLLCVIILGTLLYQRRQKGLVLTCDDL; translated from the exons ATGGGAAGACGTTTAGTGGttgttgatattatttttatagtttcttgTAGATTATTGTGTCGTGCTGAACCATTGAATCAAGGAGAACCATCTCTATATCAGGGCTTTAGTCAAACTGCTGTCTTCAAACATCCAGTGCCAGTGCAAGGGCCTGCACAGTTTGATCAAAATGCGGTAGCATCCAACATGTTTCAAAACTTCATTGAATCCAGGAGACCTGCCCCAGCAATGGTGGGAGCTCCATCACAAGAGTTTGTCCAGATACCAATGCAAGTACACTCCCAGAGAACCGACTACCTATCCATGCCTCTTCAAACAAGCAGGCCTTTGAGAAGCCAAGGACATTTTGGACTAATACAACCTAAACAAACAGTGGACGCTTTCTCACAAACCCAACAGGAATTCCACAAACCCATTCGTGGTCCTGACCTCTATCCCGATGTGAAGGATGAGGTGGTTATGGAGCCAGAGTTTGAACCCAAGGTGCCAGTGTCGGCAAACACTGTCGAGGTTCAGTGTGGAGAGGTCTCCGTCAAGGTGCAGGTGAAGCAAGATTTCCTGGGGAACAATCAGTTCATTAACCCCTCTGATCTGACGCTGGGTGGTTGTCCATCTGTTGGATTTGATGACCATGCCAGGATTGTTGCCTTTGAGTCGGAGCTACAAGGATGCGGGAGCACATTAACG ATGACTGAAGATTCACTCGTTTATTCCTTTGTTTTGGTGTACACACCTTCACCTGTTCCTAACACACCTATTGTGAAAACTAATGAAGCTATGGTTGCACTTCATTGCATCTACCCAAG GAAACACAATGTGAGTAGTAATGCGTTGCATCCCACCTGGATTCCCTACGTTGCAGAGAAAGCTGGTGAAGAACAGCTACACTTCTCCCTCAAACTCATGACTG ATGATTGGAGGTATGAGCGACCATCCAGTGCTTACTTTCTGGGAGATTTCATAAACCTGGAAGCCTCAGTGGTGCGTGCTAATCACGTTCCTCTGCGGGTGTTCGTGGAAAGCTGCGCAGCTACTTTGGGCCCCAGCGGGGAAGCTGCCACCATGTACACGTTCATCGAGAACAGTGG ATGCATGATGGATGCCAAGCTGACAAATTCCAGGTCCAGGTTCATGTCCAGGATACAGGATGACAAGTTACAATTTCAGATTGAGGCGTTCCAATTTAAGCAAGATTTCCTTGGAATG aTCTACATCACTTGTCATTTGAAGGCTACTACCACTTCCAGTCCCACTGATATGATGAACAAGGCCTGCTCATTTGTTAAAGAAACAAACAG CTGGACTGCTGTAAACGGAGATGATCAGGTGTGTGGTTGTTGTGAGACAAGCTGCACCATGAGGAAGGGTAGAAGTCTGGATACTGATG tttccgCTTTGGAAGATGAGGCTATTATTGGGCCAATTTTTGTCCATGAAAGGCTTTCAAAGGAGGATGAGCGTCTACTGCAAATTCACAAGTCTTCTCAGGTGTTGTCAAAAGATGCTGGTGACCATGCTGACATCTCTCAAAAAAATCCGGATCTTACAGACCccgaacttttgaatg agtTCTCCATGGAGTTGGTGCTCATGACTGGTCTGGTGGTTGCAGTTGGGCTTTTGTGTGTCATTATCCTTGGAACGTTGCTTTACCAAAGGCGGCAGAAAGGACTTGTGTTGACTTGTGATGACTTGTGA